Part of the Paenibacillus kyungheensis genome, ACAGATACCGGCTCACCTGTAATTTCTATACCTTCAAAAGCATTATAATCCACATTCATATGATGTGTTTGTACAGAGATCGTTCGTTTCACTGTAGGATCGAAAATAACGATATCCGCATCGCTACCGATTGCAAGTGTACCTTTTTGCGGAAAAAGTCCAAATAGACGTGAACTAGCGGTAGCGATAATATCAACAAATTTGTTAAGTGAGATACGCCCCTTAGCCACCCCTTCAGAGTACAATACGCTGAATCGATCTTCGATCATCGGACCGCCATTCGGAATTTTGGAGAAGTCATGCAGTCCCAGATCTTTTTGCCCTTTAAAATTAAAAGAACACTGATCAGAACCGATCGTTTGCAGACTGCCATTCCAGAGTGCATCCCAGAGAACATCTTGATTCCATTTCTCACGTAGAGGAGGAGACCATACATATTTAGCACCTTCAAAATCGGGTTTCTCCAGATCGCTCTGATCCAACAGTAAATATTGCGGACATGTTTCTCCATATACACGTAGACCTTTACGGCGAGCTTCTTCGATTTTGTAGACAGCTTCAGCACAGGTTACATGGACTACGTATAATTGTGAATCGGTAAGACCGGTAAGATAAGCGGCACGTCCAGTCGCTTCGCCTTCCAATTCAGGAGGACGCGTCAGTGCATGATAGATCGGATCAGTCTGTCCAGCGGCGAGTGCTTGTTCAACCAGATATTCGATCACATCGCCATTTTCAGCATGTACCATAACCAGTGCGCCTTCACGTTTAGCAGTCTGTAACGTTCTGAATAGTGTACCGTCATCAGCTTGAAACGTATTTTTGTATGCCATAAATACTTTAAAAGAAGTGATACCTTCATTTTCAATAATCTGAGGTAATTCATCCAGTACGATATCGTTAATCTCGGACACCATAAGATGGAAGCTATAATCAATTACTGCTTTGTCTCGTGATTTGTTATGCCATGTATCTACAGCACTTTGCAATGTATTGCCTTTGGTCGTTAAGCAAAAATCGATTACTGTCGTCGTTCCACCGAATGCAGCTGCTTTGGTGCCGGTCTCAAAATCATCAGCAGTTACTGTACCACCGAAAGGCATATCCAGATGAGTATGAGGATCTATCCCTCCTGGAAAAACATAACAACCACTTGCATCAATAATTTCTGCACCTTCAGCTTCTACATGAAGTCCTATACTGGCAATAATCCCATTTTCGATTAATAAATCAGCGACATACGTATCTGATGCCGTGACAATCGTTCCATTTCGAATAATCTTTTTCATCCAATCACCTCTGCTCCAGTATAGGAATTATTCAGTGAACCGATCATTTTTTGACGATCGTTCCAGCTCATCGGTGCCATGCCATTTTCGATTTCGATCATATCTATTGCTCCATCAACAGGGCATACAATCGAACATAGATTACAACCTACGCAATCTTCTTCACGCACTTGCAAAATACTTTTACCTTCGGCATTTGTTAACATATCTATACATTGGTGAGAAGTGTCTTCACAAGCAATATGGCACTTGTTACAGTTAATACAATTGTCTTCATTAATACGAGCAACCACCTGATAATTAAGATCCAGATCACCCCAGTTGGAGTAACGGGATACACTTTGACCAATCAGTTCATGAACTGATGTTAGACCTTTATCATCTAAATAATTATTCAGACCATCAATCATTTCTTCAACAATACGGAATCCATGATGCATCGCTGCGGTACAGACTTGAATCCCTGTAGCGCCCATTAACATAAATTCAACCACATCTTGCCATGTGGAGATACCACCTATACCGGATATCGGTACGCCTACATTGATATCACGCGCACATTCAGCTAACATATTAAGCGCAATCGGCTTTACTGCTGGCCCGCAATATCCGCCATGTGCACCTTTGCCTCCTACATGAGGAATCGTATTCCAGCTATGGATATCAACACCGGCTAGACTATTAATCGTATTGATAAGACTAAT contains:
- the hydA gene encoding dihydropyrimidinase, producing the protein MKKIIRNGTIVTASDTYVADLLIENGIIASIGLHVEAEGAEIIDASGCYVFPGGIDPHTHLDMPFGGTVTADDFETGTKAAAFGGTTTVIDFCLTTKGNTLQSAVDTWHNKSRDKAVIDYSFHLMVSEINDIVLDELPQIIENEGITSFKVFMAYKNTFQADDGTLFRTLQTAKREGALVMVHAENGDVIEYLVEQALAAGQTDPIYHALTRPPELEGEATGRAAYLTGLTDSQLYVVHVTCAEAVYKIEEARRKGLRVYGETCPQYLLLDQSDLEKPDFEGAKYVWSPPLREKWNQDVLWDALWNGSLQTIGSDQCSFNFKGQKDLGLHDFSKIPNGGPMIEDRFSVLYSEGVAKGRISLNKFVDIIATASSRLFGLFPQKGTLAIGSDADIVIFDPTVKRTISVQTHHMNVDYNAFEGIEITGEPVSVLSRGEFVIRDKQFVGTPGAGQYLHRNRFEVPTVELSSTAEKVSGGIR
- the preA gene encoding NAD-dependent dihydropyrimidine dehydrogenase subunit PreA, translating into MADLSIDLAGIRSPNPFWLASAPPTNTGYQVQRAFEAGWGGAVWKTLGDPIINTSARFAAVNFNGQRVAGFNNIELISDRPLDVNLKEIYETKKRFPNHAVIASLMVEPTQYKWHEIVKRVEDVGVDGLELNFGCPHGMAERGMGAASGQQPDLVQAQTTWAKEVATTPVIVKLTPNITDITVVARHAVKGGADAISLINTINSLAGVDIHSWNTIPHVGGKGAHGGYCGPAVKPIALNMLAECARDINVGVPISGIGGISTWQDVVEFMLMGATGIQVCTAAMHHGFRIVEEMIDGLNNYLDDKGLTSVHELIGQSVSRYSNWGDLDLNYQVVARINEDNCINCNKCHIACEDTSHQCIDMLTNAEGKSILQVREEDCVGCNLCSIVCPVDGAIDMIEIENGMAPMSWNDRQKMIGSLNNSYTGAEVIG